One segment of Purpureocillium takamizusanense chromosome 7, complete sequence DNA contains the following:
- the ALG7 gene encoding N-acetylglucosaminephosphotransferase (EggNog:ENOG503NUTG~TransMembrane:11 (i21-39o45-67i88-110o149-168i180-209o221-242i249-268o280-299i311-329o335-355i436-454o)~BUSCO:EOG09262QS5~COG:G), producing the protein MAVTAHGAAVSPTSLSHTETITLLTLSGASVAIIANTFHGDGEPLIASLALSILAFCLCYAMIRWLGPTFMKAGFRGRDLSKLNKVEIPECMGAVCAAVYLLTVIVFIPFPFYKDIVAATSGGGNRDVVVEVQEVNQGRFLHRFPHNKLASYLGAIIALQTIAFLGIGDDLFDIRWRHKWWIPGLASIPILVVYFVDFGVTSIVIPVQLQPYLGELFDLGALYYVYMACVAMFCPQSINMLAGINGIEVSQCVVVAVLIAFNDCLYLLTPYPHPATDSHLFSLYFLLPWIGVSCALLYHNWYPAKVFVGDTYCYFSGMVFAVVGILGHFSKTLGLLLVPQIFNFLYSCPQIFGLIPCPRHRLPKFNARTGLLEPSVTPWSPERQPRPLVGQLLHLLSKLRLLSVTLDDRGLFVETSNFTILNLWLVWRGPLREDRLAWEVTLLQLFAGLFGLFVRHKLALLVFKEDNWGTARR; encoded by the exons atggctgTCACAgcgcatggcgccgccgtatCGCCGACCTCGCTCTCCCACACGGAGACCATCACGCTCCTTACCCTCTCTGGCGCTTCCGTTGCCATCATCGCAAATACCTtccacggcgatggcgagccCCTGAtagcctcgctcgccctctcGATCCTTGCGTTCTGCCTGTGCTATGCCATGATACGCTGGCTTGGGCCGACGTTCATGAAGGCTGGCTTTCGTGGCCGCGACCTCAGCAAGCTCAACAAAGTCGAGATCCCCGAGTGCATGGGCGCCGTCTGTGCCGCCGTCTACCTCCTGACTGTCATCGTATTCATTCCGTTTCCCTTCTACAAGGACATCGTCGCGGCCACGAGCGGTGGCGGGAACAGAGATGTTGTGGTCGAGGTCCAGGAGGTAAACCAGGGTCGCTTCCTACATCGCTTCCCGCATAATAAG CTCGCCTCGTACCTCGGTGCTATCATTGCGCTCCAGACCATCGCCTTTCTTGGCATCGGCGACGACTTGTTCGATATTCGATGGCGTCACAAATGGTGGATCCCCGGCTTGGCCTCCATCCCTATACTCGTCGTTTACTTTGTCGACTTTGGCGTTACTTCCATTGTTATTCCCGTGCAGCTCCAGCCGTacctcggcgagctcttTGACCTCGGCGCCTTATACTACGTATACATGGCTTGTGTTGCCATGTTTTGCCCCCAAAGCATCAACATGCTCGCAggcatcaacggcatcgAAGTCTCTCAGTGTGTGGTCGTTGCGGTTCTGATCGCTTTCAACGACTGCCTCTACCTCTTGACACCGTACCCGCACCCCGCGACTGACTCCCATCTTTTCTCCCTCTACTTCCTGCTGCCCTGGATCGGTGTCTCCTGCGCTCTGCTCTACCACAACTGGTATCCGGCAAAGGTGTTTGTGGGAGACACGTACTGCTATTTCTCCGGCATGGTTTTTGCCGTTGTGGGCATCCTCGGCCACTTCTCCAAGACCCTGGGCCTGCTCCTCGTACCGCAGATATTCAACTTTCTTTACTCTTGTCCTCAAATCTTCGGCCTCATCCCCTGCCCGCGCCACCGGCTCCCTAAGTTCAACGCCCGGActggcctcctcgagccgTCCGTAACGCCCTGGTCACCAGAACGCCAGCCGCGACCTCTCGTTGGGCAGCTTCTACACCTGTTATCCAAGCTGCGTTTGCTGTCGGTCACGCTGGACGACAGGGGGCTCTTCGTCGAAACGAGCAACTTCACCATTCTTAATCTTTGGCTTGTCTGGCGAGGCCCCCTCCGCGAAGACCGCCTGGCCTGGGAGGTCACTTTGCTGCAGCTCTTCGCTGGCTTGTTTGGCCTGTTCGTGAGACACAAGCTGGCTCTCCTTGTCTTTAAGGAAGACAATTGGGGCACGGCACGCCGCTGA
- a CDS encoding uncharacterized protein (COG:S~EggNog:ENOG503P3X7): MPPARQSHVGDKSSFARCPFKVASIETPSYARGTRSDKKRKRDATDSARVPIQEWPFPPFGGSLRRDMDVSYTIEPQQEWLNMKRYNSFVLKHDKYYVEDFVYVASSATAEQQSDVKEDPDQAAVIQLADHWVAKILEVRAADESHVYARVYWMYSSEELPSHTLGKLVSDYCQQELIASNHMGVINVTRVVRHARVKQLADGETVQDEGAIYWRHVVDYRTSVLSLADGRDEFNISNCSEASPVKVETDTHEDYGLLAEQHGAKTTRTAETSCPTGKDTGSSLATRLRPNSAAHGENSASTQALDAEHPLPRRGAVRPTAPAPDVNRASRGTHIPLSAVGDLSQGSSASMRPTSAAMTSTAPVEGPSVIPVYLPAKTQLALLQHLQSILEAACYEHGKRTMRDIFQRRGWDCAESVELSCWTDEFLRQVRSSLAAQHAGEPLRILLRSIADIRHSAVHRHKVSTTGIERFLYDAEALAELLGDAERSRKVCLLRQDMRRILKQLDDWRILSYARLGSILGLREGPHESAAVDELERKFLSRVGKMVEKAIAASSRG; encoded by the exons ATGCCCCCCGCCAGGCAGTCCCACGTGGGAGACAAGTCGAGTTTTGCGCGCTGCCCCTTCAAGGTGGCCAGCATCGAGACGCCCTCCTATGCACGAGGGACTCGTTCCGACAAGAAGCGGAAGCGCGATGCTACAGACAGCGCGAGGGTACCAATACAGGAATGGCCGTTTCCCCCCTTTGGAGGGTCGCTAAGGCGGGACATGGACGTCTCGTATACTATTGAGCCGCAGCAGGAATGGCTCAACATGAAACGGTACAACAGCTTTGTCC TCAAGCATGACAAGTACTACGTGGAAGATTTCGTCTACGTTGCCAGTTCCGCAACGGCTGAGCAGCAGAGCGACGTGAAAGAAGACCCTGATCAAGCGGCTGTAATCCAGCTCGCAGACCACTGGGTGGCGAAAATCCTGGAGGTCAGGGCAGCGGACGAGTCCCACGTGTATGCGCGCGTATACTGGATGTACTCTTCAGAGGAGCTTCCCTCGCACACTCTTGGCAAGCTGGTGTCCGACTACTGTCAGCAGGAGCTCATAGCGTCCAACCACA TGGGTGTCATCAATGTTACCCGTGTTGTGAGGCACGCCAGAGTCAAGCAACTGGCAGATGGAGAGACCGTGCAGGACGAAGGTGCGATATACTggcgccatgtcgtcgactACCGTACTTCAGTACTTTCC TTGGCCGATGGACGAGACGAGTTCAATATCTCAAACTGTTCAGAAGCATCACCAGTAAAAGTCGAGACGGACACACACGAAGACTACGGTCTACTAGCcgagcagcacggcgccaagACAACTAGAACGGCTGAGACCTCATGTCCTACTGGTAAGGACACGGGATCATCATTAGCGACAAGGCTCCGCCCAAATTCAGCTGCACATGGCGAGAACTCTGCTTCAACGCAGGCTTTAGATGCAGAGCATCCTCTTCCCAGAAGGGGGGCTGTTAGGCCAACAGCCCCTGCACCGGACGTTAACCGCGCGTCAAGGGGCACTCACATACCGTTGTCAGCTGTCGGTGATTTGTCCCAAGGCTCCTCGGCTTCGATGAGACCTACCAGCGCCGCGATGACTTCGACAGCTCCTGTCGAAGGTCCATCAGTGATTCCCGTCTACCTCCCCGCCAAAACCCAGCTCGCGCTATTGCAACATCTGCAAAGCATTCTGGAGGCGGCTTGCTACGAGCACGGAAAGCGAACAATGCGGGATATCTTTCAACGCCGCGGATGGGATTGCGCGGAGTCGGTAGAGCTAAGCTGCTGGACGGACGAGTTTCTGCGGCAAGTACGGAGTTCTCTAGCCGCGCAACACGCCGGGGAGCCGCTGAGGATTCTCCTAcgctccatcgccgacatCCGCCACAGCGCCGTACATCGTCATAAGGTCAGCACAACAGGCATAGAGCGGTTCCTCTACGATGCCGAGGCGCTTGCCGAACTGCTGGGGGATGCGGAACGTAGCAGGAAGGTTTGCTTGCTGAGGCAAGATATGCGACGGATACTGAAGCAACTTGACGACTGGAGGATCCTCTCCTACGCGAGACTGGGGAGCATCCTGGGGCTGCGCGAAGGACCGCACGAATCTGCTGCCGTGGATGAACTAGAGAGGAAATTCTTGTCGCGGGTCGGGAAAATGGTGGAGAAGGCTATTGCTGCCTCTTCCCGCGGTTAG
- the SET3 gene encoding SET domain-containing protein 3 (COG:S~EggNog:ENOG503NYD8) — MTDNPAPLPTQTAVPSQTAFDAPVAAPVVKDEVAANAAETVEEEPYTIKCICNFSDDDGNTIYCETCDTWQHIDCFYPNNRDEAIREDFSHSCADCKPRPLDRQKAIERTLRLRNAAMVQPLPVDKKAKRPPSKSHKKKVKPADLQGVGQPETGKSGSPSDQPSSSKKPKSSHRSSHSVSSQPSKRSPSFGNPRPNHAHPPSPATTPPDLPDDFLIHHYSDGFYSLYNESDVPDTHNNAFANIAIPAALGQWLRDPETMKKEVGRTRDEVFRIDPPVADEKKPTLEVKDSTRSSDAGLTLRWRFVKSTTPIAKDVRLIELNGQIGFQKDYCADPDNLWTDLSSPLPFVFFHPILPLYIDTRKEGSLARYVRRSCKPNAQLDTYLSSGSEYHFWLVSDRYIAANEQITLPWDFRLEKSVHSRWLNLLGLNDDDVSSQDEPEMDPSEYNAISNWIDRILSEYGGCACDLENNCAFARFHRHYLYGKNRGRVAKKKSRKSRNHTISPTSTGQATNSRAPSEGHVDDGADNDTKNESSISRSKPSSRDRTPLPQGQFDQLGILTEPTDRDKRKVAMVEDSFRRMEQQQPPRKKKRVSDGTSTTSSKPKSRNGSAAPPGSYVDAGTSRSKSGSPASGQSPNLSNLPGPSTYKPTLSIGQSRQSSAAPRSAYCDAGVQTDPVQGEWFSQPARSHDCKRRILSLSKRLLNSRLRNIVGDEEARKQPSQAAQSAVDNAMDIDSTTADPKPFVPGGVVEPPSPMSQFSDTVMSDQPAEPAALVPNGIAALGPEKKTPDLRVQMPPIPAFDNTGLVTTPLSASGAAGQSPVSGTLPSPFAPPAVNGVAVNPSPAKKKLSLSDYTKSRMNKAAGKVAGGSALLKPGLASPEEIKVEVTFESQAVDKPHDPAVPSTAPTSNGH; from the coding sequence ATGACAGACAAccctgcgccgctgccgacgcagACCGCAGTTCCCAGTCAGACCGCCTTTGACGCGccggtcgccgcccccgttgTCAaagacgaggtcgccgccaacgctGCGGAGACGGTGGAAGAAGAACCGTACACGATCAAGTGTATCTGTAACTTCTCTGACGATGACGGAAACACGATATACTGCGAGACATGCGACACATGGCAGCACATCGACTGCTTCTACCCTAATAACAGGGATGAGGCTATCCGCGAGGATTTCTCCCATTCCTGTGCAGACTGCAAGCCACGGCCATTGGACCGACAAAAGGCCATCGAGCGCACACTGAGACTCAGgaacgccgccatggtgcaACCCTTGCCGGTCGACAAAAAGGCGAAACGGCCGCCCTCGAAAAGCCACAAGAAGAAGGTCAAACCTGCTGATCTTCAAGGGGTTGGCCAGCCTGAGACTGGCAAGAGTGGAAGCCCTAGCGACCAACCATCCTCGTCCAAGAAGCCAAAGTCGTCGCATCGTTCCTCACACTCAGTCAGCTCTCAACCTTCCAAGCGCAGTCCATCGTTCGGAAACCCGCGCCCGAACCATGCGCACCCCCCGAGTCCTGCCACAACCCCACCCGATCTCCCCGACGATTTCTTGATACATCACTATTCTGACGGATTCTACTCGTTGTACAACGAGAGCGATGTCCCTGACACACACAACAACGCGTTTGCCAACATTGCGATACCTGCTGCCCTTGGTCAGTGGCTTCGGGACCCCGAGACGATGAAGAAGGAGGTTGGCCGCACGCGAGATGAGGTCTTTAGAATTGACCCTCCTGTCGCAgacgagaagaagccgaCTCTTGAAGTCAAGGATTCCACTCGTAGCTCTGACGCTGGATTGACACTGCGATGGCGCTTCGTCAAGTCTACCACCCCGATTGCCAAGGATGTCCGTCTGATTGAGCTCAATGGACAAATCGGTTTCCAGAAGGACTACTGCGCCGACCCCGACAATCTCTGGACCGATCTCTCTTCTCCGCTCCCTTTTGTCTTCTTCCACCCAATACTTCCCCTTTACATCGACACCCGCAAGGAAGGTTCCTTGGCGCGATACGTGCGGCGAAGCTGCAAGCCAAACGCGCAGCTTGACACATATTTGTCAAGCGGATCGGAGTATCACTTTTGGTTGGTGAGCGACAGGTACATTGCCGCGAACGAACAGATCACTCTGCCTTGGGACTTCCGCCTAGAGAAGAGCGTGCATTCTCGATGGCTCAATCTGCTGGGTCTCAATGATGACGACGTCTCGTCGCaggacgagcccgagatGGATCCCTCCGAATATAACGCCATCTCGAACTGGATCGATCGGATTCTCTCTGAATATGGCGGCTGCGCCTGCGACCTGGAAAACAATTGCGCCTTTGCTCGTTTCCATCGGCACTACTTGTACGGCAAGAATCGGGGCCGCGTTGCGAAGAAGAAGTCACGAAAGTCACGGAACCATACCATTTCCCCGACTAGCACAGGACAGGCGACGAATAGCCGGGCGCCTAGCGAGggccacgtcgacgatggcgcagACAACGACACGAAGAACGAATCGAGTATCTCTCGTAGCAAACCCTCGAGCAGAGACCGAACACCGTTGCCGCAGGGCCAATTTGATCAGTTGGGAATACTAACCGAGCCCACTGACCGCGATAAGCGGAAGGTGGCCATGGTAGAGGATTCTTTTAGGCgcatggagcagcagcagccaccacgaaagaagaagagagtGTCCGATGGCACAAGCACGACTTCGTCGAAGCCTAAGTCCCGGAACGGGTCCGCTGCACCTCCGGGGAGTTATGTCGATGCTGGTACTTCTAGAAGTAAATCGGGCTCCCCAGCAAGCGGACAGTCTCCAAATCTGTCAAACCTTCCCGGGCCAAGCACATACAAGCCGACTTTGTCAATCGGGCAGTCGCGGCAatcgtcggcggctccaCGGTCGGCGTACTGCGACGCAGGAGTTCAGACAGACCCTGTACAAGGAGAGTGgttcagccagccagcccgctcCCATGACTGCAAACGGCGAATCCTGTCATTATCGAAACGCTTGCTCAACAGCAGACTCAGAAACATCGTTGGAGACGAGGAAGCCAGGAAGCAGCCATCCCAAGCTGCACAAAGCGCAGTCGACAATGCGATGGACATCGATTCCACGACGGCTGACCCGAAGCCGTTTGTCCCTGGGGGTGTTGTCGAGCCACCATCGCCGATGTCACAATTCAGCGATACAGTGATGTCCGACCAACCTGCGGAGCCCGCGGCCTTGGTCCCAAACGGAATTGCTGCGTTGGGGCCGGAAAAGAAAACTCCGGATTTGCGTGTTCAGATGCCACCCATACCCGCCTTCGACAACACAGGGCTCGTCACGACGCCATTGTCAGCATCTGGGGCTGCAGGGCAATCCCCGGTGTCCGGAACCCTGCCCAGCCCTttcgcgccgccagcggtcAACGGAGTAGCAGTCAACCCTAGTCCGGCTAAAAAGAAGCTGAGCCTTAGCGACTATACCAAGAGCAGGATGAACAAGGCTGCTGGAaaggtggcgggcggctccgCCCTCCTCAAGCCCGGGCTCGCCAGCCCGGAAGAGATTAAGGTGGAAGTCACGTTCGAGTCACAAGCCGTGGATAAACCACACGACCCAGCAGTGCCATCGACAGCACCGACATCGAATGGTCATTGA
- the NPC2 gene encoding Phosphatidylglycerol/phosphatidylinositol transfer protein (COG:S~EggNog:ENOG503P3WJ~BUSCO:EOG09264UJF~SECRETED:SignalP(1-19~SECRETED:cutsite=AEA-LS~SECRETED:prob=0.6958)) — protein sequence MRFSATVACLTACLASAEALSVFNGKAPNALASDDGTKVPGESPLEFCTGEHGNDIVKIEKVDLSPNPPAAGKELVIEASGIVNETIEKGAYVLLTVKYGLIRLVNTKADLCEQIGNVDLKCPLEKGKMVIRKTVDLPKEIPPGTYSVLADVYTANDKKITCLTATVTFKVGNGFFSNEL from the exons ATGAGGTTctccgccaccgtcgcctgCCTGACGGCCTGCCTGGCTTCGGCGGAGGCGCTGAGCGTCTTCAACGGCAAGGCCCCcaacgccctcgccagcgacgacggtACCAAGGTCCCCGGCGAGTCCCCGCTCGAGTTTTGCACTGGCGAGCACGGCAACGATATTGTCAAGATTGAGAAAGTTGATCTTAGCCCTAATCCCCCGGCTGC TGGCAAGGAACTGGTCATTGAGGCcagcggcatcgtcaacgagaCCATCGAGAAGGGCGCGTACGTGCTTTTGACCGTCAAGTATGGTCTCATCAGGCTTGTCAACACCAAGGCGGACCTTTGCGAGCAGATTGGCAACGTCGACCTCAAGTGCCCTCTTGAGAAGGGCAAGATGGTGATCCGCAAGACCGTGGACCTGCCCAAGGAGATACCCCCT GGCACATACTCCGTCCTCGCAGATGTCTACACCGCCAACGATAAGAAGATCACCTGCTTAACCGCCACCGTCACGTTCAAAGTGGGCAACGGCTTCTTCAGCAACGAACTCTGA
- the VMA7 gene encoding H(+)-transporting V1 sector ATPase subunit F (EggNog:ENOG503P3TN~COG:C~BUSCO:EOG09265FI4), with protein MASQADYKDRQFLAVIGDEDSVTGLLLAGIGHVTAGADAQKNFLVVDSKTDNAAVESAFDRFTQERKDIGIVLINQHIADRIRHRIDTYTAAFPTVLEIPSKDHPYDPEKDSVLRRVRRLFGE; from the exons ATGGCTTCGCAGGCGGACTACAAGGACCGGCAGTTTCTCGCCGTGATCGGAGACGAG GACTCGGTGACGGGACTGCTCCTCGCAGGCATCGGC catgtcaccgccggtgccgacgcgCAGAAGAACTTCCTCGTGGTCGACAGCAAGACTGAcaatgccgccgtcgagtcaGCTTTCGACCGTTTCACCCAGGAGAGGAAAGATATTGGCATCGTCTTGATCAACCAACAC ATTGCTGACAGAATACGGCATCGGATCGACACCTATACGGCGGCTTTTCCTACGGTCCTCGAGATTCCAAGCAAAGATCACCCTTATGACCCCGAGAAGGACAGTGTGCTGAGGCGGGTACGCCGGCTTTTTGGCGAATAA
- a CDS encoding uncharacterized protein (TransMembrane:4 (i40-58o78-100i174-193o205-224i)~EggNog:ENOG503PPAK) translates to MPRLVRRRPLWERITSMLNPMDFLLWLSEEMETRDWDSNLVGTQVGLGLNFVFLLARANSGSAAARDDIFAEDGAVGWVSFLVYPLVWGLVLVSITNAIYTMCRTRKYRMFEANIDVQPSTPSAHRVKVQSSPVTSSPLRYIADMLTPESAESRAHPDKIRDVWELSVWDPLPVSVRMFCFFSPGHVLVYLLFLPLAPLDPRPSVAVFNALVMQAVLSAQLVLFSSRYSQQAKDGAIIQKEVMHEYDAKFVHPRIHPVVRDVGTQMSNDQPVKAREFVQTGTPTTLIRRSFVARHNPHVDSPESTPSVGSSNVMNPQMFTPPTATRRVEILNPSINQSVTHRSPTMRSSLPAGYTPVAAQTSGGIPPSTGSSHNFGGSMGVYSHNRSPLKKAISLGDINKVDQPSPRNSREMAAYEQRNWEPPRSPSPTKQSNLRKSYSANLNSSPHPFANMGKHRPGYERFPSRR, encoded by the exons ATGCCTCGACTCGTGCGACGCAGACCGCTCTGGGAGCGCATCACGTCGATGCTCAACCCCATGGACTTTCTGCTGTGGCTGTCCGAAGAGATGGAGACGAGAGACTGGGACTCGAACCTGGTAGGCACGCAAGTCGGCCTGGGTCTCAACTTTGTCTTCCTCCTGGCGCGCGCAAACTCTGGCTCGGCAGCTGCTCGCGATGACATCTTTGCGGAAGACGGGGCTGTAGGTTGGGTGTCGTTCTTG GTGTATCCCCTGGTCTGGGGCCTCGTACTCGTGTCCATCACCAACGCCATCTACACCATGTGTCGAACAAGAAAGTACAGGATGTTCGAAGCGAACATTGATGTTCAAccatcgacgccatccgCGCATCGCGTCAAAGTTCAGTCGTCACCTGTCACCTCGTCGCCACTTCGATACATCGCCGACATGTTGACGCCCGAgtcggccgagtcgcgcGCACATCCCGATAAGATTCGAGACGTGTGGGAGCTCTCTGTTTGGGACCCTCTACCCGTGTCCGTCAGGATGTTCTGCTTCTTCAGCCCgggccacgtcctcgtctaTCTTCTCTTCCTTCCGCTCGCGCCTCTGGATCCTCGGCCTAGCGTGGCAGTGTTCAACGCGCTGGTGATGCAGGCGGTCTTGtcggcgcagctcgtcctcttcTCGTCACGCTACTCCcagcaggccaaggacggcgccatcatccaGAAAGAGGTCATGCACGAGTACGACGCCAAGTTTGTGCACCCTCGAATCCATCCCGTGGTCAGAGATGTGGGCACCCAGATGTCAAACGACCAGCCTGTAAAGGCACGGGAGTTTGTGCAGACGggcacgccgacgacgctcatCAGGCGCAGTTTCGTGGCGCGTCACAACCCCCACGTCGACTCCCCAGAATCTACCCCTTCTGTGGGCAGCAGTAATGTGATGAACCCGCAAATGTTCACACCACCAACAGCCACGCGCCGGGTGGAAATCCTGAACCCGAGTATCAATCAGAGCGTCACGCACAGAAGTCCGACAATGAGGAGTAGCCTGCCCGCTGGATATACCCCCGTGGCAGCACAGACCAGCGGTGGCATACCACCTTCAACAGGAAGCAGCCACAACTTCGGCGGAAGCATGGGAGTTTACTCGCACAACCGATCCCCTCTCAAGAAAGCCATAAGCTTGGGCGACATCAATAAGGTCGATCAGCCCTCGCCAAGAAACTCGAGGGAGATGGCCGCGTACGAGCAGCGCAACTGGGAGCCCCCTAGGAGTCCCAGTCCGACCAAACAATCCAATCTCCGAAAGTCGTATAGCGCCAACCTCAACAGCTCGCCGCATCCTTTTGCCAACATGGGCAAGCACAGGCCTGGGTACGAGAGGTTCCCATCACGACGATAG
- a CDS encoding uncharacterized protein (EggNog:ENOG503PPAK): MAKLGPLGDIGRKWSWAPKDDSLQRPDDDEQDRAHIPIRRDNHAGDDTTSDSVVSSTAGRRLSKTRRHIEARKEVRRQRRNLKESGDYLGVQGVNPETGQLDVLTPTESDRSSTSQDTLQKLNILRNTFRSSRHSYRTPVSQGNKEVEQGSLGGQKNKLRGLEGSPNELKDASRTVRWRRHTKQWSSAQEPDLSPIVQSQVSSIDSAGKSRLGVSVADIALTLLSRPAVPVHRHYPRCRLQYYQAHRLGISHAKCTFGYSRGLGTGNQ, encoded by the coding sequence ATGGCCAAGCTCGGCCCTCTGGGAGATATTGGGAGGAAATGGAGCTGGGCCCCCAAGGATGACAGTCTGCAGCGAcccgatgatgatgagcaagATAGGGCTCACATCCCCATCCGAAGAGACAATCACGCCGGCGATGACACCACGTCTGACTCGGTTGTCTCCTCTACTGCCGGGCGTCGCCTATCCAAGACACGCCGACACATCGAGGCGAGGAAGGAGGTACGGCGCCAGAGAAGAAACCTGAAAGAGAGTGGAGATTATCTCGGAGTGCAGGGTGTCAATCCAGAGACAGGCCAGTTGGATGTTTTGACTCCGACAGAGAGCGAcaggagcagcaccagccagGACACATTGCAGAAGCTCAACATCCTGCGCAACACATTCAGGAGTAGCCGTCACTCATACAGGACACCCGTATCCCAGGGCAATAAAGAGGTGGAACAAGGCTCCCTCGGAGGACAGAAGAACAAGCTGCGTGGTCTTGAAGGGAGCCCAAATGAGCTCAAGGATGCCAGTAGAACCGTCAGATGGAGAAGACATACAAAGCAGTGGTCTTCGGCACAGGAACCGGACCTGAGTCCCATTGTTCAGTCTCAAGTGAGCAGCATCGACAGCGCCGGTAAGTCAAGGCTGGGCGTGAGCGTTGCTGATATCGCTCTAACCCTGCTATCCAGACCGGCGGTCCCGGTGCATCGACACTATCCACGGTGCAGATTACAATACTACCAGGCTCATAGACTTGGCATATCCCACGCAAAGTGCACGTTTGGGTACTCAAGAGGGCTTGGGACAGGCAATCAATGA